One segment of Ignavibacteria bacterium DNA contains the following:
- a CDS encoding STAS-like domain-containing protein, with protein sequence MKHQIVKVADWSINPGLRYRWQSTYSGQEFFEDVLRQIADECKSIGDRLIVDLAGTRGYSSSFIDEIFGQLVVEFGYEWVIGNVETLTQSRPWLAEEAVAAMKDRRVSK encoded by the coding sequence GTGAAACATCAAATAGTTAAAGTTGCCGACTGGTCTATTAATCCTGGTTTGAGGTACCGCTGGCAAAGCACATACTCTGGTCAAGAGTTTTTTGAGGATGTTCTTCGTCAGATTGCAGATGAATGCAAGTCGATTGGTGATCGCTTGATCGTTGATCTGGCTGGAACACGCGGCTATTCATCATCATTCATCGATGAAATCTTTGGGCAGCTTGTCGTTGAGTTTGGCTATGAATGGGTCATTGGCAATGTCGAGACATTGACACAATCCAGACCATGGCTTGCTGAAGAGGCAGTGGCCGCCATGAAAGATCGTCGGGTAAGCAAGTAG
- a CDS encoding choice-of-anchor D domain-containing protein has protein sequence MDKRHINGTKNSQPINGATSAEYRVDNATIAHSGSYSVVVTNSCGSIVSRNVRVLVSSTAPMFGNLEFATPRIDLGTVYLGVSHEENLIGLLKNVGNAPLSITSVTATSDLRIQSPSSFPRVLQPQAEGDVVARLVPSELGAYHSVVSFVNTGITDTARISFVGTVASAIDHPETVELGTVPLNEVRDSCLSITNTSPFPIAVQAVTGSRPSDISVTASMPITLEPGSSFDVCVRFQPTTATEQSIGVVVQSFEGVLGRFIVRGTGDNVSPVSENAGSTSILVYPNPTSGSVNIRAQQPVIRIVVRTMLGAVVQDLQGASLTQWNGDAADGARVSEGLIY, from the coding sequence ATGGACAAGCGTCATATCAATGGCACAAAAAATTCGCAGCCGATCAATGGTGCTACGTCCGCAGAGTACCGTGTTGACAATGCAACCATTGCTCACAGCGGCTCCTACTCAGTGGTGGTAACAAACTCCTGCGGATCGATCGTGTCACGCAACGTGCGTGTACTTGTATCGTCCACCGCCCCAATGTTCGGCAACCTTGAATTCGCTACTCCACGGATCGATCTTGGTACGGTCTACCTTGGAGTTAGTCACGAAGAAAACCTCATCGGACTGTTGAAGAACGTTGGTAATGCCCCGTTGAGCATCACGTCGGTAACCGCCACATCCGATCTTCGCATTCAATCTCCAAGCTCCTTCCCAAGAGTGCTTCAACCGCAAGCTGAGGGTGACGTGGTGGCGCGACTCGTTCCATCGGAGCTCGGCGCCTATCACAGCGTTGTCTCCTTCGTCAACACCGGCATCACTGATACAGCGCGTATCTCGTTCGTTGGAACTGTTGCATCAGCTATTGATCATCCGGAGACAGTAGAGCTCGGAACCGTGCCACTGAATGAGGTTCGCGACTCATGCCTGTCCATCACCAACACGTCGCCGTTCCCGATCGCCGTACAAGCAGTGACCGGCAGCCGTCCGTCCGACATCAGCGTAACTGCCTCCATGCCGATCACGCTTGAACCAGGCAGTTCATTCGATGTGTGTGTGAGGTTTCAACCAACAACGGCAACAGAACAGAGTATCGGTGTTGTTGTTCAGTCGTTTGAAGGAGTGCTCGGTCGTTTCATCGTCCGCGGTACAGGCGACAATGTTTCGCCCGTTTCAGAAAACGCAGGCTCAACCTCCATACTTGTTTATCCGAACCCAACGTCAGGCTCTGTCAACATCCGTGCACAACAACCCGTTATCCGCATCGTTGTTCGAACAATGCTGGGTGCAGTGGTTCAAGATCTTCAGGGGGCATCCCTTACGCAATGGAACGGCGATGCAGCAGATGGTGCAAGAGTCTCAGAAGGACTTATATATTGA
- a CDS encoding class I SAM-dependent rRNA methyltransferase has translation MQIITMRPREEKRIKEGHLWVNKDDLSHDLDVPPGTLVRVSTFDGASMGTGFYNPLSKIAVRLLACEEEEAGTAFFVKRIGQAQALRQLVLPNEEGYRVVYGEADLLSGLIIDRYGDYLVMQMLSAGMDVRKQNIIEALLTVFPTCKGIVEKNMSQTRTREGLELVDGVVWGTVPERIQFMENGLRLEIDLTTGQKTGYFLDQKVNRAMVAKLAKGRTVLDCFCNVGGFALNAAAAGASLAVGIDSSALAVEAATRNAELNGLTNCSFEKANVFDLLRDHLAEERAWDMIVLDPPSFAKHRGALRGALAGYAELNRTALKLLKPGGILVTSSCTQPVTEHDLMDILYRESARVRRRLRLIYRGAQAPDHPVLLAIPETQYLKFLVFEVADA, from the coding sequence ATGCAGATCATAACAATGCGGCCGCGCGAAGAAAAGCGCATCAAAGAAGGTCACCTCTGGGTGAACAAAGACGATCTCTCCCACGACCTCGATGTGCCGCCCGGCACGCTCGTTCGCGTAAGCACCTTTGACGGGGCGTCGATGGGAACGGGGTTCTATAACCCGTTGTCCAAGATCGCTGTCAGGCTCCTTGCCTGTGAGGAAGAAGAGGCCGGAACGGCCTTCTTCGTCAAACGGATCGGTCAGGCACAGGCCCTGCGACAGCTCGTTCTGCCGAACGAAGAGGGTTATCGCGTGGTCTATGGTGAGGCAGACCTTCTTTCCGGTCTCATCATTGACAGATATGGCGACTACCTTGTAATGCAGATGCTCTCTGCAGGCATGGATGTGCGCAAGCAAAACATCATCGAGGCATTGCTCACGGTCTTCCCTACATGTAAGGGCATCGTCGAGAAGAACATGTCGCAGACCCGCACACGCGAGGGCCTGGAACTTGTTGACGGAGTGGTCTGGGGTACCGTGCCCGAACGCATCCAGTTCATGGAGAACGGACTTCGTTTGGAGATCGACCTCACAACCGGACAAAAGACGGGCTACTTCCTCGACCAAAAGGTGAACCGTGCCATGGTGGCCAAACTCGCCAAGGGCAGGACCGTCCTTGATTGTTTCTGCAATGTAGGGGGCTTTGCACTCAACGCAGCGGCAGCCGGCGCATCCTTGGCTGTTGGCATCGACAGCTCAGCGCTTGCCGTTGAGGCAGCCACACGAAATGCAGAGCTCAATGGCCTCACAAACTGCTCGTTTGAAAAGGCCAACGTCTTTGACCTCCTACGTGATCATCTGGCTGAGGAGCGTGCGTGGGACATGATCGTCCTCGATCCCCCATCATTTGCAAAACATCGCGGCGCATTACGCGGAGCGTTAGCAGGCTATGCAGAGCTCAATCGCACGGCGCTGAAGCTGCTCAAGCCCGGCGGCATCCTTGTTACGTCATCATGCACACAACCCGTTACCGAGCACGACCTCATGGATATCCTCTACCGTGAGTCCGCTCGTGTCCGACGTCGCCTGCGCCTCATCTACCGCGGCGCACAAGCCCCAGACCATCCCGTCCTCCTTGCAATACCCGAAACCCAATATTTAAAATTTTTGGTGTTCGAGGTGGCGGACGCGTAG
- a CDS encoding choice-of-anchor D domain-containing protein, translated as MIRSIIIMMVYGAANLVAQTSLTLTDQLPPYLLSAVLLNNGHFAVSTGYTGTPKTIIYREDGTGNRPVNYTSHIHVRVDNVLFQLPFESDLTTDAPPPPNPLRLMRMFRDTVERRPRINYEMAAIMPGSGDSVRVTFTMEPVKRPSGGFIRLSVSALNRGASNHDVGVLMLIDTKIGDNDQAPIATAFGFSGVETSYEKRTSPGMPEFWLALEGTPTAPGLAARGNLRASDLIEPDVFLFGNWVDDPTNGIPGLYRVQWKERIASGLTYTDSAILLIWDQNPLLRGQRKLLAATEIGIVDSLVVTNGTGGGGGGGGGGGGLGVAGAGSCLTIEAVKEDTCGRAGYRPYDPDTLQALYLVTNTGNTDLANVRVEVGAVPPGLTVVTAPSSVIPSTLLRAATGVATLSFAAAPRLATTTYQVPIAFVSGINDTIIKQTVCLTVPGLLASITVRDLVTPPICPTTLDTVAIPINLKGIRCRKLDSAFVLTAGGLVRILQPYPVLPADGSGVLLCEIAPTAQGSFPVDVRIVVRDEESLLPGDTTWVSLIDTLTVTVNGKLAEVEPVLPSDTLDLGTVCIGDTAIDDVFVQNVGGCSADIISATFINDALGTFALDTGAVIPQTIQRAQRGRVLINGRGLRVGVAIGVLELRTPALPGIMLVPVKLRVDVPAYATTVDTIDLDTICPGVDIASALQVTNATACAVTIDSIETLGPDSLTCSPVNGFTISARGRVSLGLSAFPRVDGPFLSTIRIRSTVAGDRTVVVRGIAATRSMSAPPTISFGDVRVGTSLTNRVSILNSGTGPVTVRAVAITGAQSVEYTFVVVGGPLPLTLAPGASLDLDVTSTPTDIESRRATLSVTTEQPLCVTLQPIALSTRGIQPLLDVVTREVIGGRRCVGAPYDTVIVMRNVGNAPLNVTNVQWSAPWATSIGVTLPFTLDSGATMSMPVRVDAPLVGPNQATCTITMDGDWLTPSDTLIQLSTAGLVCGTMYVDTIYADVGTRPNVNVRLQPDGRTTQTEAALLDLINAYGGRRTLTLRADRTLLLFGNTVTGALSGATAAPSSGAVLIDQQGAMVQSPVLAAVPADVMLSSTSRSIIDLSVTDLVDGYHDLRVESGLLLASYCAKDERLVQVGTAPLVWAEQENIVVYARESSIYHISIHTLDGRSVYDQGSSINSGETVRIAVPHESSGTYYAVVTTPRGTTTLRFVTP; from the coding sequence ATGATCCGCTCGATCATCATCATGATGGTTTACGGTGCTGCGAATCTTGTAGCGCAGACATCACTCACGCTTACAGATCAGCTGCCTCCGTACTTGCTAAGCGCGGTGCTGCTGAACAACGGACACTTTGCTGTGTCAACCGGGTATACCGGAACACCCAAGACCATTATCTATCGAGAAGATGGAACAGGGAACCGTCCGGTGAATTATACCTCGCACATTCACGTCCGGGTTGACAACGTCCTCTTCCAGCTTCCGTTTGAATCCGATCTCACTACTGATGCTCCGCCTCCACCCAATCCTTTGCGTTTGATGAGGATGTTTCGTGATACGGTTGAGAGACGTCCGCGCATCAACTACGAGATGGCTGCTATCATGCCGGGGTCGGGCGATTCCGTACGCGTGACCTTTACCATGGAGCCGGTGAAACGTCCAAGTGGCGGGTTCATCCGTTTGTCTGTGAGCGCGCTCAACCGAGGCGCATCGAACCATGATGTTGGTGTGTTGATGTTGATCGACACCAAGATCGGCGACAACGACCAAGCACCGATCGCAACGGCCTTCGGATTCAGCGGTGTTGAGACTTCGTATGAAAAGCGAACTTCTCCCGGAATGCCGGAGTTCTGGCTTGCGCTTGAAGGCACACCCACGGCACCCGGACTAGCTGCTCGCGGCAATCTTCGTGCAAGCGATCTCATCGAGCCCGATGTGTTCTTGTTTGGAAACTGGGTCGACGATCCAACCAACGGCATCCCCGGACTTTATCGTGTGCAATGGAAGGAACGTATCGCGTCGGGACTGACGTATACCGATAGCGCCATTCTTCTCATCTGGGATCAGAATCCGTTGCTGAGAGGCCAGCGCAAACTTCTTGCAGCTACAGAGATCGGCATCGTTGATTCACTCGTTGTCACCAACGGCACGGGCGGTGGTGGTGGCGGAGGAGGTGGCGGTGGCGGACTTGGCGTTGCCGGTGCCGGGTCATGCCTCACGATCGAAGCGGTCAAGGAAGACACGTGTGGCAGGGCAGGATACCGTCCCTACGATCCTGATACTCTTCAGGCTCTCTATCTCGTAACCAACACAGGCAACACGGACCTCGCAAACGTACGTGTTGAAGTTGGTGCTGTACCACCCGGACTTACTGTTGTTACTGCGCCATCAAGTGTTATTCCATCCACACTTTTGCGCGCAGCAACAGGTGTTGCAACATTGTCATTTGCAGCAGCCCCACGTCTTGCAACAACAACGTATCAAGTGCCGATCGCATTTGTGAGTGGCATCAACGATACGATCATCAAACAAACGGTTTGTCTTACAGTGCCTGGCCTTCTTGCGAGCATCACCGTACGTGATCTGGTAACGCCCCCGATCTGCCCAACAACGCTTGATACGGTTGCCATACCGATCAATCTCAAGGGGATTCGGTGTAGGAAGCTCGACTCTGCATTTGTCCTAACTGCGGGCGGACTTGTGCGCATTCTTCAGCCGTATCCCGTCTTACCTGCAGATGGTAGCGGTGTGCTGCTCTGCGAGATCGCTCCAACAGCACAAGGATCGTTCCCTGTAGATGTGCGCATTGTTGTGCGCGATGAAGAGTCTCTTCTTCCCGGCGATACTACATGGGTGAGTCTCATAGACACCCTCACCGTAACCGTCAATGGCAAGCTAGCCGAGGTAGAACCCGTATTGCCTTCAGACACGCTGGATCTTGGTACGGTATGTATCGGAGACACAGCCATCGATGATGTCTTCGTTCAAAATGTTGGAGGCTGTTCGGCAGACATCATCAGCGCAACGTTTATTAATGATGCTCTTGGCACATTCGCACTTGATACGGGAGCTGTGATCCCTCAAACCATTCAACGAGCACAGCGCGGACGAGTCCTCATCAATGGTAGGGGGCTTCGTGTTGGTGTTGCAATTGGCGTTCTGGAACTCCGCACACCGGCACTGCCTGGTATAATGCTCGTGCCTGTGAAGCTCCGTGTTGATGTGCCGGCATATGCAACAACAGTGGATACGATCGACCTCGATACCATCTGTCCGGGCGTTGATATTGCGTCTGCGCTGCAGGTGACCAATGCCACGGCATGTGCCGTTACGATCGACAGTATTGAGACACTTGGTCCGGACAGCCTCACATGTTCACCAGTCAACGGCTTTACGATTTCAGCGCGTGGTCGTGTAAGTCTTGGACTCTCTGCATTCCCGCGTGTGGATGGCCCCTTCCTTTCAACCATTCGAATTCGATCGACTGTTGCCGGTGACAGGACTGTGGTTGTTCGCGGAATTGCAGCAACCAGATCGATGTCGGCTCCACCGACGATCTCATTCGGAGACGTTCGTGTTGGAACGTCACTCACAAACCGCGTCTCTATTCTCAACTCCGGCACAGGACCTGTAACAGTGCGTGCAGTAGCGATCACCGGTGCACAGTCGGTAGAGTATACGTTTGTTGTTGTGGGTGGCCCCCTTCCACTCACACTTGCTCCCGGGGCATCGTTGGACCTTGATGTAACGTCAACTCCAACAGACATAGAATCCCGTCGCGCAACGTTGAGCGTAACAACAGAACAACCACTCTGCGTTACTCTTCAGCCAATTGCACTCTCAACTCGGGGAATTCAACCACTCCTCGATGTTGTAACGCGCGAGGTGATAGGGGGCAGGCGTTGTGTAGGAGCCCCGTATGACACTGTGATCGTCATGCGGAATGTTGGAAATGCTCCGCTCAACGTCACCAATGTTCAGTGGTCTGCACCGTGGGCTACGTCAATTGGTGTCACGCTCCCATTTACGTTGGATAGCGGTGCTACCATGTCCATGCCCGTGCGTGTTGATGCACCCCTTGTTGGCCCAAACCAAGCAACGTGTACCATCACCATGGACGGAGATTGGCTCACACCATCGGACACACTCATTCAGCTTTCAACGGCCGGACTCGTGTGCGGCACGATGTACGTAGACACCATCTATGCCGATGTGGGAACACGTCCGAATGTGAACGTGCGCCTACAACCTGATGGGCGCACAACACAGACTGAAGCCGCGTTGCTAGATCTCATCAATGCTTATGGTGGCAGACGTACGCTTACCTTACGTGCAGACAGGACATTGTTGCTCTTCGGCAATACCGTCACTGGTGCGCTCTCGGGTGCAACAGCAGCACCATCGAGTGGAGCAGTACTCATCGATCAGCAGGGGGCGATGGTGCAAAGCCCCGTACTCGCTGCAGTTCCGGCGGATGTGATGTTGAGTTCTACATCGAGAAGCATCATTGATCTGTCGGTAACAGACCTCGTAGATGGATATCACGACCTGCGTGTTGAATCAGGTCTGCTCCTCGCATCATACTGCGCCAAGGACGAACGACTCGTACAGGTAGGTACTGCACCGCTTGTATGGGCCGAACAAGAGAACATTGTTGTTTATGCTCGTGAGTCGAGCATCTATCACATCTCTATCCATACCCTGGATGGTAGATCCGTGTATGATCAAGGATCCTCGATCAATTCAGGCGAAACAGTTCGCATAGCCGTTCCGCATGAATCATCCGGGACGTACTATGCGGTTGTAACCACACCACGCGGAACAACAACCCTACGATTTGTAACTCCGTAA
- a CDS encoding OmpA family protein, whose amino-acid sequence MNRMKPLLYLFALILLGVTSVSAQLGGSELWRFGLTGSATLNMHDGPLTTYDGLAECGTFESTNTLGWTAGNMVWYKLTPDVAASARLQYWNGDGDFTSTNPVQPLVALPDGTTVPLVTEYDLATALDYLTLDLLAQWYPIKNFYVGIGPQIGLAMRTAFEQSERIVQPAFMEFVNGGTERTIYAADFTNSTTSANIRIAAVAAIGADVYVSDRFVISPEVSYAYAFTNVLSGSSWNVNAIRGGVHVAYAFGIPDPIVEPAPTTAPSPAVPAVIEAPRASPTVQLDLESTMTDGSTMPGGDVLITEQRSSDVVPLLPFVFFDTESSVIPDRYAKGRSSDFSETTLRDSVLGIYHQLLNIVGARLIKYPDARLTVGGYREPADGENNGSLSSARAEAVKSYLVAQWGIDGSRIDVKTGVLPAIYSNRGVADGRMENRRAELSSTDPRILAPVNRVERISTIEPRSVLLVTTVTERDRVTAFNGSVVGDNGSPLASIDEGARGITWQPNEQSLQKLLGDRRSARSSAQVTITAADGTTRTAQAPINVRREIRSTRYSNEVVNDSIIERFRLIFFDYDAPTVSAFNTSMVDLIRSRIRTTSSLRITGLTDRIGPAEHNTQLSLARAQSIDAAIKQRIVPERVTVKGAGPELIYNNDLPEGRWYNRTVLIEVATPVGAE is encoded by the coding sequence GTGAATCGTATGAAGCCTTTACTATACCTTTTCGCTCTCATTCTTCTTGGCGTAACGTCTGTATCGGCACAGCTCGGCGGTTCAGAGCTCTGGCGCTTTGGTCTTACAGGATCGGCAACCTTGAACATGCATGATGGCCCCCTCACCACCTATGATGGGTTGGCTGAGTGCGGAACGTTTGAGTCGACCAATACCTTGGGATGGACTGCCGGAAACATGGTGTGGTACAAACTCACACCTGACGTTGCCGCAAGCGCTCGACTTCAATACTGGAATGGCGATGGTGATTTCACGTCAACGAATCCGGTTCAACCTCTCGTAGCGCTGCCGGATGGTACAACGGTGCCACTCGTAACGGAGTATGACCTTGCAACGGCACTTGACTATCTCACCCTCGACCTTCTTGCCCAGTGGTATCCGATCAAAAACTTCTACGTTGGAATCGGGCCACAGATCGGTCTGGCAATGAGAACAGCCTTTGAACAGAGTGAGCGTATCGTTCAACCGGCGTTCATGGAATTCGTCAACGGCGGTACGGAGCGCACGATCTATGCGGCTGATTTCACCAACAGCACAACGTCTGCCAACATTCGTATCGCCGCTGTAGCCGCCATCGGTGCAGACGTTTATGTGTCGGATCGTTTTGTGATCTCACCTGAAGTGAGTTATGCCTACGCCTTCACCAATGTCCTCTCGGGTTCTTCGTGGAACGTGAATGCCATTCGTGGCGGCGTACACGTTGCCTATGCCTTTGGTATTCCTGACCCTATCGTTGAGCCGGCGCCAACAACCGCCCCTTCACCAGCTGTACCGGCGGTGATCGAAGCTCCTCGTGCTTCTCCAACCGTTCAACTCGATCTTGAAAGCACGATGACGGACGGAAGCACCATGCCGGGTGGTGACGTACTGATCACAGAGCAACGATCAAGTGATGTTGTGCCCCTTCTTCCGTTTGTCTTCTTCGACACAGAGAGTTCGGTCATCCCCGACAGATATGCAAAGGGCAGATCCTCTGACTTCAGTGAAACCACTCTCCGCGATAGTGTTCTCGGCATCTACCATCAACTTCTGAACATCGTGGGTGCACGATTGATCAAGTATCCCGATGCACGTCTAACGGTAGGGGGCTATAGGGAACCCGCCGATGGTGAGAATAATGGTTCTCTCTCATCTGCACGTGCAGAAGCAGTGAAGAGCTATCTCGTTGCACAATGGGGCATTGATGGCTCGAGGATCGACGTCAAGACGGGTGTCCTTCCTGCGATCTACTCCAATCGTGGTGTTGCTGACGGTCGGATGGAGAACCGTAGAGCAGAACTCTCTTCGACCGATCCCCGAATCCTTGCGCCTGTCAATCGTGTTGAACGCATCAGTACTATTGAGCCGAGGTCTGTGTTGCTCGTGACGACTGTTACTGAGCGTGATAGAGTAACGGCATTCAATGGATCTGTGGTTGGCGACAATGGATCGCCCCTTGCATCCATCGATGAGGGTGCGCGTGGTATCACATGGCAACCGAATGAACAATCACTGCAGAAACTTCTTGGTGACCGACGTAGCGCCCGCTCTTCGGCGCAGGTTACGATCACCGCAGCAGATGGCACAACACGTACAGCACAGGCACCGATCAACGTACGACGCGAGATCCGCTCTACACGGTATTCGAACGAAGTGGTCAATGATTCCATCATCGAGCGATTCCGCCTGATCTTCTTTGACTACGATGCCCCAACCGTGAGTGCCTTCAACACCTCAATGGTCGATCTCATTCGCAGTCGCATCCGTACTACCTCTTCACTTCGCATCACCGGTCTTACGGATCGTATCGGACCTGCGGAGCATAACACCCAGCTGTCTCTTGCACGTGCACAGTCGATCGATGCCGCTATCAAGCAACGGATCGTACCGGAACGTGTCACGGTAAAGGGGGCAGGACCAGAGCTCATCTACAACAATGATCTCCCTGAGGGACGCTGGTATAACCGCACGGTCCTTATCGAAGTAGCAACGCCGGTAGGTGCAGAATGA